From one Micromonospora siamensis genomic stretch:
- a CDS encoding transglycosylase domain-containing protein, giving the protein MSRPRSPLSRLLTVLLAGLLAGLVVAVAALPGSLLAGAATKAGFTAFDDLPAALRTPAQPQRSYLYAKDGRTLLTTFYDVNRSDVPLAEIAPVMRDAIVAAEDRRFYSHGGADLRGMARALVANVTGGGTAQGGSTLTMQYVRNVLKTDPSRSAEERAAATEQTVGRKLQEIRYATALEDRLSKDEILNRYLNIAYFGSGAYGIAAASQRYFAKAPADLTLGEAALIAGLVQSPDQYSPIDGDKQAALERRGYVLDSMVDTGKITAAQAAAAKAEKLTLRPTDQPNGCTATSTADTGFFCDYLRRWWLTQPAFGANPEEREQALRRGGYRVVTSLDPAVQATAVAQARKVYADGAKRALPIAAVEPGTGRVLAMAVNRQYGLGKGETMNPLISGGGSVEGYQAGSTFKMFTMLAALESGRTLSTGFDAPSKLPTRYADDSETSCDGKWCPANANPERMDGYRMMWDGFGRSVNTYFVWLAEQVGEDKVVEMAQRLGITFRSKADADFAAHDARNWGAFTLGVAATTPLDLANAYATVASEGMYCAPTPVVSVTTPDGAKVPVGQPSCKRVLSEDVARAATDAARCPVGQQSAYGQCNGGTASGVDGIVGRPVAGKTGSSEKNATETFVGFTPQVAVAGIAANPDDPNDLVGSAVQSEVIDAVARTIRTAVDPLPVRDFTAPSAALAGDPQRPEPPRPSPRPTEPQQPQNEQGLPADIMRWLQGRRG; this is encoded by the coding sequence ATGTCCCGACCCCGGTCGCCGCTGTCGCGGCTCCTCACCGTGCTGCTCGCCGGCCTGCTGGCCGGCCTCGTCGTCGCGGTCGCCGCGCTGCCCGGCAGCCTGCTCGCCGGCGCCGCCACCAAGGCCGGGTTCACCGCGTTCGACGACCTGCCGGCGGCGCTGCGCACCCCCGCCCAGCCGCAGCGCTCCTACCTCTACGCGAAGGACGGCAGGACGCTGCTCACCACGTTCTACGACGTCAACCGCAGCGACGTGCCGCTGGCCGAGATCGCGCCGGTGATGCGGGACGCGATCGTGGCGGCCGAGGACCGGCGGTTCTACTCGCACGGCGGCGCGGACCTGCGCGGCATGGCCCGGGCCCTGGTCGCCAACGTCACCGGCGGGGGCACCGCCCAGGGCGGCTCGACCCTGACCATGCAGTACGTCCGCAACGTGCTCAAGACCGACCCCAGCCGCAGCGCCGAGGAGCGGGCCGCGGCCACCGAGCAGACCGTGGGCCGCAAGCTCCAGGAGATCAGGTACGCCACCGCGCTGGAGGACCGGCTCAGCAAGGACGAGATCCTCAACCGCTACCTGAACATCGCCTACTTCGGCTCCGGCGCGTACGGGATCGCGGCGGCCAGCCAGCGGTACTTCGCCAAGGCGCCGGCGGACCTGACCCTCGGTGAGGCGGCCCTGATCGCCGGCCTGGTCCAGTCCCCGGACCAGTACAGCCCGATCGACGGCGACAAGCAGGCCGCGCTGGAGCGGCGGGGTTACGTGCTCGACTCGATGGTCGACACCGGCAAGATCACCGCGGCGCAGGCGGCGGCGGCCAAGGCCGAGAAGCTGACCCTGCGCCCGACCGACCAGCCCAACGGTTGCACCGCCACCTCCACCGCCGACACCGGCTTCTTCTGCGACTACCTGCGCCGCTGGTGGCTGACCCAGCCCGCCTTCGGCGCCAACCCGGAGGAGCGCGAGCAGGCGCTGCGCCGCGGCGGCTACCGGGTGGTCACCTCGCTCGACCCGGCCGTGCAGGCCACCGCCGTCGCACAGGCCCGCAAGGTGTACGCCGACGGCGCCAAGCGGGCGCTGCCCATCGCCGCCGTGGAACCGGGCACCGGCCGGGTCCTCGCCATGGCCGTCAACCGGCAGTACGGGCTGGGCAAGGGCGAGACCATGAACCCGCTGATCTCCGGCGGGGGCAGCGTCGAGGGCTACCAGGCCGGGTCGACGTTCAAGATGTTCACCATGCTCGCCGCGCTGGAGTCGGGGCGTACCCTCTCGACCGGTTTCGACGCGCCCAGCAAGCTGCCCACCCGGTACGCCGACGACAGCGAGACCAGCTGTGACGGCAAGTGGTGCCCGGCCAACGCCAACCCGGAGCGGATGGACGGCTACCGGATGATGTGGGACGGCTTCGGCCGCTCGGTGAACACCTACTTCGTCTGGCTGGCCGAGCAGGTCGGCGAGGACAAGGTGGTGGAGATGGCCCAGCGCCTCGGCATCACCTTCCGGTCGAAGGCCGACGCCGACTTCGCCGCGCACGACGCGAGGAACTGGGGCGCGTTCACCCTCGGCGTGGCCGCCACCACCCCGCTGGACCTGGCCAACGCGTACGCCACGGTCGCCTCGGAGGGGATGTACTGCGCGCCGACGCCGGTGGTGTCGGTGACCACCCCGGACGGCGCGAAGGTGCCGGTGGGACAACCGTCCTGCAAGCGGGTGCTCAGCGAGGACGTGGCCCGGGCGGCCACCGACGCGGCGCGCTGCCCGGTGGGCCAGCAGTCGGCGTACGGGCAGTGCAACGGCGGTACGGCCAGCGGGGTCGACGGGATCGTCGGCCGGCCGGTCGCCGGCAAGACCGGCAGCTCGGAGAAGAACGCCACCGAGACCTTCGTCGGGTTCACCCCGCAGGTGGCGGTGGCCGGGATCGCCGCCAACCCGGACGACCCCAACGACCTGGTGGGCTCGGCGGTGCAGTCCGAGGTGATCGACGCGGTCGCCCGGACCATCCGTACCGCCGTGGATCCGCTGCCGGTGCGCGACTTCACCGCGCCCAGCGCCGCGCTGGCCGGCGACCCGCAGCGGCCGGAGCCGCCGCGCCCGTCGCCGCGGCCGACCGAGCCGCAGCAGCCGCAGAACGAGCAGGGCCTGCCGGCGGACATCATGCGCTGGCTCCAGGGCCGCCGCGGCTGA
- a CDS encoding PucR family transcriptional regulator, producing the protein MFPTVREVLALDPVRHGAPRLVAGEAGLDRRVRWVHVAEVPDIATLLGGGELVLTTGIGLPADDAGLRAFIGDLADVGVSGLVVELGRRYASAVPRVMAAAAQRRGLPLVELRRATPFVRITEAVHALIVDAQLTELRATEEIHQRFTELSVEGAGPAEVVRQAAELAGCPVVLENLSRQVLAYDPAGESPELLLDGWEQHSRRIRPAGRTAYDADAGWLVTTVGARGHDWGRLLLRWPGGGDLTSGGAAETRPPGTPPTRLTILLERAASTLALGRLIRRDAEGLERQIHRTLLTALLDHSRPVDEVALRARALGVTLERRHLVGVVVRHRLDEPAAENGAGPAESGLLPDATQEAGPARLRDLAEAVGQALREAKLTALTSAVDDQAVGALLALPDATGEEKALATFAAALRRTRVDVPAVRSPAGRPGSVIVAAGTGVGTLREARRSLIEARQVADAARRDRRDLPIFRLPHVGLAGLLHLLRDEPRVQTFVERELGALLAHDAQHPREQLLGTLRAYLDSGRNKSAAAVAAHLSRPAFYERLARIARILEADLDSVETCLSLHVALLALDAIRTP; encoded by the coding sequence GTGTTCCCTACCGTCCGTGAGGTGCTCGCCCTCGACCCGGTCCGGCACGGCGCCCCCCGACTGGTGGCCGGCGAGGCCGGGCTGGACCGTCGGGTGCGCTGGGTGCACGTGGCGGAGGTGCCCGACATCGCCACCCTGCTGGGCGGCGGCGAGCTGGTGCTCACCACCGGCATCGGCCTGCCCGCCGACGACGCCGGGCTGCGCGCGTTCATCGGCGACCTGGCCGACGTGGGCGTCTCCGGTCTGGTGGTGGAGCTCGGCCGCCGGTACGCCAGCGCGGTGCCCCGGGTGATGGCGGCGGCGGCGCAGCGGCGGGGCCTGCCGCTGGTGGAGCTGCGCCGGGCCACCCCGTTCGTCCGGATCACCGAGGCGGTGCACGCGCTGATCGTGGACGCCCAGCTTACCGAGCTGCGCGCCACCGAGGAGATCCACCAGCGGTTCACCGAACTGTCGGTGGAGGGCGCCGGGCCGGCCGAGGTGGTCCGGCAGGCCGCCGAGCTGGCCGGCTGCCCGGTGGTGCTGGAGAACCTGTCCCGGCAGGTGCTCGCGTACGACCCGGCGGGGGAGAGCCCGGAGCTGCTGCTCGACGGCTGGGAACAGCACTCCCGCCGGATCCGTCCCGCCGGCCGGACCGCGTACGACGCCGACGCCGGATGGCTGGTGACCACCGTCGGCGCCCGGGGACACGACTGGGGGCGGCTGCTGCTGCGCTGGCCCGGCGGCGGCGACCTGACCTCCGGCGGCGCCGCCGAGACAAGGCCGCCCGGGACCCCGCCGACCCGGCTGACCATCCTGCTGGAGCGGGCCGCCTCCACCCTGGCCCTGGGCCGGCTGATCCGCCGGGACGCCGAGGGTCTGGAGCGGCAGATCCACCGGACCCTGCTCACCGCGCTGCTGGACCACTCCCGGCCGGTGGACGAGGTGGCGCTGCGGGCCCGGGCCCTCGGGGTGACGCTGGAACGCCGGCACCTGGTCGGGGTGGTGGTCCGGCACCGGCTCGACGAACCGGCCGCCGAGAACGGCGCCGGCCCCGCGGAGAGCGGCCTGCTGCCCGACGCGACCCAGGAGGCCGGGCCGGCCCGGCTGCGGGACCTCGCCGAGGCGGTCGGGCAGGCCCTGCGCGAGGCCAAGCTGACCGCGTTGACCAGTGCCGTCGACGACCAGGCGGTCGGTGCGCTGCTCGCCCTGCCCGACGCGACGGGTGAGGAGAAGGCGCTCGCCACGTTCGCGGCGGCGCTGCGCCGTACCCGGGTCGACGTCCCGGCGGTCCGGTCACCGGCCGGGCGGCCCGGGTCGGTGATCGTGGCCGCCGGCACCGGTGTGGGCACCCTGCGGGAGGCCCGCCGTTCGTTGATCGAGGCGCGGCAGGTCGCCGACGCCGCCCGCCGGGACCGCCGGGACCTGCCGATCTTCCGGCTGCCGCACGTGGGCCTGGCCGGGCTGCTGCACCTGCTGCGTGACGAGCCGCGGGTGCAGACCTTCGTCGAGCGGGAACTGGGCGCGCTGCTCGCGCACGACGCCCAGCACCCCCGGGAGCAGTTGCTGGGCACCCTGCGGGCGTACCTGGACTCCGGTCGCAACAAGTCCGCCGCGGCCGTGGCCGCGCACCTGTCCCGCCCGGCCTTCTATGAACGCCTGGCCCGGATCGCGCGCATCCTCGAGGCCGACCTCGACTCGGTCGAGACCTGTCTCTCCCTCCACGTGGCCCTCCTGGCCCTCGACGCCATCCGCACCCCCTGA
- a CDS encoding dTMP kinase, translating to MARPLLIALVGIDGSGKSTQARALARRLTGRGEPARYFENAGGRPLWNRLARALGRPDGVALFGRTLYPLLEATTRAAAMGRTVLWCRLTGRTGVLDRWTWCQHVIMVARGDRWRRLVRAAYAGFPRPDVVCFLAVPPAVAQARVLARGIDTEELAHLDALDAGYRSLPEFGSFVVVDGDRPPDEVAAALDRVVAAQAAR from the coding sequence ATGGCCCGCCCGCTGCTGATCGCCCTCGTCGGCATCGACGGTTCCGGCAAGAGCACCCAGGCCCGGGCGCTGGCCCGGCGGCTCACCGGGCGGGGCGAACCGGCCCGGTACTTCGAGAACGCCGGCGGTCGCCCGCTGTGGAACCGGCTGGCCCGGGCGCTCGGCCGGCCCGACGGGGTGGCACTGTTCGGTCGTACCCTCTATCCGCTGCTGGAGGCGACGACGCGCGCGGCGGCGATGGGACGGACCGTGCTGTGGTGCCGGCTGACCGGCCGGACCGGGGTGCTGGACCGGTGGACCTGGTGCCAGCACGTGATCATGGTCGCCCGGGGTGACCGCTGGCGGCGGCTGGTCCGCGCCGCGTACGCCGGCTTTCCCCGGCCCGACGTGGTCTGCTTCCTGGCGGTGCCGCCGGCGGTGGCGCAGGCGCGGGTCCTGGCCCGGGGCATCGACACCGAGGAGCTGGCCCACCTGGACGCGCTGGACGCCGGCTACCGGTCGTTGCCGGAGTTCGGCTCGTTCGTCGTGGTCGACGGCGACCGGCCGCCGGACGAGGTGGCCGCCGCCCTGGACCGGGTGGTGGCGGCGCAGGCCGCCCGGTAA
- a CDS encoding SPFH domain-containing protein, with product MEFAAVLLAAVALIVVVTLVKAVRIVPQQRQDVVERLGKYKRTLNPGLNLLVPFVDAVRTKVDMREQVVSFPPQPVITSDNLVVSIDTVLYYKVVDSVRATYEIANFIQAIEQLTVTTLRNVIGSLDLERALTSREEINRHLSGVLDETTGRWGIKVTRVEIKAIEPPPSIRDSMEKQMRAERDRRAAILNAEGHKQSQILTAEGEKQAAVLRADGDRQARILQAEGQAKAIRTVFDAIHQANPSQKVLAYQYLQALPQIANGTANKVWIVPTELTKALEGMGGALGGLANMVGDVPAPEAADHASQVEREAAEAARAAASAAQQIHDEVRVAEAQATGGNAPQGLPAPEPVSPDSLLSDPADQRERG from the coding sequence GGTGACGTTGGTGAAGGCGGTACGCATCGTGCCGCAGCAGCGGCAGGACGTGGTGGAGCGGCTGGGCAAGTACAAGCGCACCCTGAACCCGGGGCTGAACCTCCTGGTCCCCTTCGTCGACGCGGTCCGGACCAAGGTCGACATGCGTGAGCAGGTGGTCAGCTTCCCGCCGCAGCCGGTGATCACCTCGGACAACCTGGTGGTGTCGATCGACACCGTTCTCTACTACAAGGTGGTGGACTCGGTCCGGGCCACCTACGAGATCGCCAACTTCATCCAGGCCATCGAGCAGCTCACCGTCACCACGCTGCGCAACGTCATCGGTTCGCTCGACCTGGAGCGCGCGCTGACCAGCCGCGAGGAGATCAACCGGCACCTGTCGGGCGTGCTGGACGAGACCACCGGCCGGTGGGGCATCAAGGTCACCCGGGTCGAGATCAAGGCGATCGAGCCGCCGCCGAGCATCCGGGACTCGATGGAGAAGCAGATGCGCGCCGAGCGGGACCGCCGGGCGGCGATCCTGAACGCCGAGGGGCACAAGCAGTCGCAGATCCTCACCGCCGAGGGTGAGAAGCAGGCCGCGGTGCTGCGCGCCGACGGTGACCGGCAGGCCCGCATCCTCCAGGCCGAGGGTCAGGCCAAGGCGATCCGTACCGTCTTCGACGCCATCCACCAGGCCAACCCGAGCCAGAAGGTGCTCGCCTACCAATACCTGCAGGCCCTGCCGCAGATCGCCAACGGCACCGCCAACAAGGTCTGGATCGTGCCGACCGAGCTGACCAAGGCCCTGGAGGGCATGGGTGGCGCGCTCGGTGGGCTGGCCAACATGGTGGGGGACGTGCCCGCGCCGGAGGCGGCCGACCACGCCAGCCAGGTCGAGCGGGAGGCCGCGGAGGCGGCCCGGGCCGCGGCCAGCGCCGCGCAGCAGATCCACGACGAGGTACGCGTCGCCGAGGCGCAGGCCACCGGCGGCAACGCGCCGCAGGGGCTGCCGGCGCCGGAGCCGGTCTCCCCGGACAGCCTGCTCAGCGACCCGGCGGACCAGCGCGAACGCGGCTGA
- a CDS encoding GNAT family N-acetyltransferase produces MEYRLVDRLPTVEEFVAVTRAVGWGDAYDPAAIPASLAATLHAVVAVEGERVIGLGRLIGDGAIYYYLQDLAVLPERQRRGVGAAILRRLDEWLAGRASTRTFVGLFAAGDSVALYRRFGYAVHDDMTGMFRVGPPRV; encoded by the coding sequence ATGGAATACCGTCTGGTCGACCGGCTGCCCACCGTCGAGGAGTTCGTCGCGGTCACCCGCGCGGTGGGCTGGGGCGACGCGTACGACCCTGCGGCCATCCCGGCGTCGCTGGCCGCCACCCTGCACGCCGTGGTCGCCGTGGAGGGCGAGCGGGTGATCGGGTTGGGCCGGCTGATCGGCGACGGTGCGATCTACTACTACCTCCAGGACCTCGCCGTGCTGCCCGAACGGCAGCGGCGTGGGGTGGGCGCCGCGATCCTGCGCCGGCTCGACGAGTGGCTCGCCGGCCGCGCCTCGACCCGGACCTTCGTCGGCCTCTTCGCCGCGGGCGACTCGGTCGCCCTCTACCGCCGCTTCGGGTACGCCGTACACGACGACATGACCGGCATGTTCCGCGTCGGCCCGCCCCGGGTGTGA
- a CDS encoding TrmH family RNA methyltransferase, with product MAGDASGDRPDRLGTGTGQNRRVPVHEITDPDDERIADYRALTDVELRTRWEPPHGLFIAEGELVLRRALRAGYPARSYLVDAKRADQLADLDTGDTPVYAATQQVLEKATGFHVHRGVLGSFHRKPLPTAAEVLADARRVVILEDVNNHTNLGAIFRAVAALGVDAVLLSPTCADPLYRRSVRVSMGEVFAIPYAKLEPWPGALAQVRAAGFTVLAMTPAPDAVPIQRLTADQRARSALLMGAEGAGLTRAAMDASDVRVVIPMRRGVDSLNVAAATAVACWELGRDDPL from the coding sequence GTGGCCGGCGACGCATCCGGCGACCGCCCCGACCGGCTCGGGACGGGCACCGGGCAGAATCGTCGGGTGCCCGTCCACGAGATCACCGACCCCGACGACGAGCGGATCGCCGACTACCGCGCGTTGACCGACGTCGAGCTGCGGACCCGCTGGGAACCCCCGCACGGCCTGTTCATCGCCGAGGGGGAGCTGGTGCTGCGGCGGGCGCTGCGGGCCGGCTACCCGGCCCGGTCGTACCTGGTCGACGCCAAGCGCGCCGACCAGCTCGCCGACCTGGACACCGGGGACACGCCGGTCTACGCGGCCACCCAGCAGGTGCTGGAGAAAGCCACCGGCTTCCACGTGCACCGGGGGGTGCTCGGCTCGTTCCACCGCAAGCCGCTGCCCACCGCCGCCGAGGTGCTGGCCGACGCCCGCCGGGTGGTGATCCTGGAGGACGTCAACAACCACACCAACCTCGGCGCGATCTTCCGGGCGGTGGCCGCGCTCGGGGTGGACGCGGTGCTGCTCTCGCCGACCTGCGCCGACCCGCTCTACCGGCGCAGCGTCCGGGTCAGCATGGGGGAGGTCTTCGCCATCCCGTACGCGAAGCTGGAGCCCTGGCCGGGCGCGCTCGCGCAGGTCCGGGCGGCCGGTTTCACCGTGCTGGCGATGACCCCCGCGCCGGACGCGGTGCCGATCCAGCGGCTCACCGCCGACCAGCGGGCCCGGTCGGCGCTGCTGATGGGCGCCGAGGGGGCCGGCCTGACCCGGGCGGCGATGGACGCCAGCGACGTGCGGGTGGTGATCCCGATGCGGCGCGGCGTCGACTCGCTCAACGTGGCCGCCGCCACCGCGGTGGCCTGCTGGGAGCTGGGGCGCGACGACCCGCTCTGA